A section of the Pseudanabaena mucicola str. Chao 1806 genome encodes:
- the mnmE gene encoding tRNA uridine-5-carboxymethylaminomethyl(34) synthesis GTPase MnmE, with the protein MSLSDTIAAIATAISPQQGSVGIVRLSGDRAEAIARQIFYAGGKQVWESHRILYGYIKNPLTKATIDESLLLLMKAPRSFTREDVVEFHCHGGIIAVQQVLNLCLEQGARLAETGEFSLRAFLNGRIDLTQAESINDLVGAKSAQAAQSAIASLRGKLAHALKYLRNKCLNVLTEIEARIDFEDDLPPLDVEWIMTEIGIVVQESQQILATADRGELLRTGLKVAIVGRPNVGKSSLLNAWSRSDRAIVTDLPGTTRDVVDSQLVVGGIPIQVLDTAGIRETEDVVEKIGVERSRQAAQSADLVLMVIDASVGWIEKDTEIYNIVSDRPLILVINKIDVALASKIHLPQENGRRCKSIPIVKTTASQNIGIEDLEATILKCIQQDAIMAANLDVAINQRQKACLLRVVQSLDNVKMAITDQLPLDFWTIDLRSAISAIGEITGEEVTESVLDQIFSRFCIGK; encoded by the coding sequence ATGAGTCTATCTGATACGATCGCGGCGATCGCTACGGCGATTTCCCCACAACAAGGTAGTGTGGGCATTGTGAGATTATCGGGTGATCGCGCTGAGGCGATCGCTAGGCAAATCTTTTACGCAGGCGGCAAACAGGTATGGGAAAGCCACCGTATTCTCTATGGCTATATCAAAAATCCCTTAACCAAAGCCACAATTGATGAAAGCCTATTGTTATTGATGAAGGCTCCTCGTTCCTTTACCCGTGAGGATGTGGTGGAATTTCATTGTCATGGAGGCATTATAGCAGTGCAACAGGTACTGAATCTGTGTTTAGAGCAAGGTGCAAGACTAGCGGAAACAGGAGAGTTTAGTTTACGTGCCTTTCTTAATGGCAGAATCGATCTTACGCAGGCTGAAAGTATTAATGATCTAGTAGGCGCGAAATCTGCACAAGCAGCCCAATCAGCGATCGCCTCTCTACGAGGTAAACTCGCACATGCTCTTAAATATTTGCGAAATAAATGTTTGAATGTCTTAACTGAAATTGAAGCAAGGATTGATTTTGAAGATGATTTACCACCGCTTGACGTGGAATGGATAATGACAGAAATTGGGATAGTTGTACAAGAGTCACAACAAATTTTAGCAACTGCGGATCGAGGTGAGCTATTACGCACGGGTTTAAAGGTTGCCATTGTTGGTCGTCCCAATGTAGGTAAATCAAGTTTGCTGAATGCATGGAGCCGCAGCGATCGCGCAATTGTGACAGATTTACCTGGAACAACTCGTGATGTGGTGGATTCGCAATTAGTAGTTGGGGGTATTCCTATTCAAGTCCTTGATACAGCAGGAATTAGGGAAACAGAGGATGTCGTCGAGAAAATTGGGGTAGAGCGATCTCGACAAGCAGCCCAGTCGGCGGATTTGGTCTTAATGGTGATTGATGCGAGTGTTGGCTGGATTGAGAAGGATACAGAAATTTATAATATCGTTAGCGATCGTCCCTTGATTTTAGTAATAAATAAGATAGATGTCGCACTCGCATCTAAGATCCATCTTCCACAAGAGAATGGGCGGAGATGTAAAAGTATTCCCATTGTCAAAACTACAGCTTCTCAAAATATAGGTATTGAAGACTTGGAAGCAACTATTCTTAAATGTATTCAGCAAGATGCGATCATGGCAGCGAACCTTGATGTTGCAATTAATCAACGCCAAAAAGCTTGTTTACTCAGGGTTGTGCAATCTTTAGATAATGTCAAAATGGCAATTACGGATCAGTTACCCCTTGATTTTTGGACTATTGATTTACGATCTGCCATTAGTGCGATCGGTGAAATTACAGGTGAAGAGGTAACAGAATCAGTGCTCGATCAAATCTTTAGTCGCTTCTGTATTGGTAAGTAA